The following are from one region of the Magallana gigas chromosome 4, xbMagGiga1.1, whole genome shotgun sequence genome:
- the LOC105344462 gene encoding cysteine and tyrosine-rich protein 1, translating into MAISPFILSCVLATILPGVVWSSCYHYSSSYYCYYYYSYYYEIPVGTIIGAVVGGIAGLIFLCVIIVVVCIVCCKKKTTGTVIQPAGVSTMSSTMAYNTHPQHPQGWGVQSSAPPNPGYSYSHQQPYPPPPPASQTMPPPTYAENIVSGQPPRFAS; encoded by the exons ATGGCGATATCTCCATTCATCTTAAGTTGTGTATTGGCAACAATTCTTCCGG GTGTTGTTTGGAGTAGTTGCTACCATTATTCTTCTTCGTACTACTGTTACTACTACTACAGCTATTACTATGAAAT TCCCGTTGGAACAATCATTGGTGCAGTTGTTGGAGGCATAGCTGGACTTATTTTCTTGTGCGTCATTATTGTTGTCGTCTGCATTGTCTGTTGCAAGAAGAAGACAACAGGAACCGTAATCCAACCAGCCGGTGTTTCAACAATGTCATCAACAA TGGCATATAATACACATCCACAACATCCACAAGGCTGGGGAGTGCAGTCAAGTGCGCCACCAAATCCAGGATATAGCTATAGTCACCAACAACCGTATCCACCCCCGCCACCTGCATCACAGACAATGCCCCCGCCGACGTATGCAGAAAACATTGTCTCTGGACAGCCCCCACGATTTGCCAGTTAA